The Dehalobacter sp. DCM sequence CCTTGTGAGCCAATTTGCCCATGGGTGCACAGGTACACCAATTAAGAAGCTTTCCGCACTGGATTACCTGAATTGTGTCCAGGCGTTGGTTATGGATTTGAAGCGTTTTCGTTTTGAAGCGGATCGCATAACCCGTGAACTGTCCGAGAAAAATGGCAAAGTTGTTTTTGATATGGTGAACACCGTTGAGAAGATCGAGGGCGGCTGGCGTGTCTCTACAGCCAATGGCAACTCTTTCACAGCAAAGTATCTTGTGATGGCTACTCCCGCCGATGTAACCAGAGACTTGCTCGGCACTGTTAAGGAAGTAGAACCCTTGAAAATTAGAAATGCATCCGTATTGCATGCTTATCTAATTAAAGGGGAAATGAAAGCGCGCTACAGGAAGCACATCGTGCATATCTTTAATGATGCGATCCCCATTATTTTTACCGCGCGAAAACGTCCGGGCATCTACGAAATATTTACCGAAATACCTTTCGAGAAGCACTTTGACACGTATTTCGATGGATGGGAAGTATTGGGACATAAGTATTTTGAGCATGCGCTGTTTACAAACCCGAACTTGGTACTTCCTCAAAACCTGGCGCCCGGGTTGATCATGGCAGGCGATCATAATGGCCTGGGAATGGAGCCTGCAGCGATCAGCGGTGTGTATGCCGCCAACAAAATACTTGGCAAAACCCTGGACTAAAGCTGTATTACAGAAATCTAAACTATGAAAAAGGAGTACAGCAAAAGGAATTTATTTGCCGACAGAATCACCCGACGACTAATGGTTAGGTCTGGAACCGACGAAATAAATCAATCAGAAAATAATAATGCTCATGAAGAAATATAAGTTAAATATAATCACGGCAATGGAGGAGAAATTTAATGCGTTCAATACTCTCTTTTATCGATATTCATACGGGATGGTTTGTCTTGATTTGCATCGTTATTCTTGGGATTTTGATTGTAGCAGGTTTATGGAAATATGGTTTAGGACTTCCCTTGACAGAGAAAGAAAAAAAGATGCATTTACCCGGAGATGAATTACTGGGTGATAAAAAAGATCCAAGTATGCGGCTTCAATTAGCGATCACGATTAATGCACCCCGTGAAAAAGTTTGGCCTTATTTAGCCCAGCTTGGTCAGCGCCGGGCCGGATTCTACAGTTTCGGCGTTCTGGAAAGGCTCTTTACCTTCCATATTTATAATACCTATTCCGTTGTCGATGAGTGGCAGAATATGTATCCCGGAGAGTTTATGTTTTATCACCAGGACGGAATCGGTTCCGAGATACAGCAGGTTAAACAGGGAGAATACTTCACCTCGATTTCTGATTCCCGTAATCCGTCCAAGTTTCAAGGTGCTATTGGTTTTATTCCGCCGTTTGCGATGAAATATTTTGCCTGGACCTGGAATTTTCATCTGCTTGATGCCGGGGAAGGCAAAACCCGTTTTATCACGCGCTGTGATTGCAGCTTTGCTCCTTTTAAGGGGTGGCGTAAGTTCTTGACCATCTTCATATTAGGAACACCATCTTTCGTGATGTCCAGAAGAATGATGGAAGTTATCAAAAATTGTGCCGAAGGAAAAATAAAGGACAAACGATTTTTCAGCAGATTTGGTACATCAGCATAAAATTGTTAGCTTAATTAGATATGTTTGTATAGGAGAGAGGCGGTAAGAAGATGGCGCAAAAGCCTGTTTTCGTGCCAAAGCCAAAGGGTCTGGGGCTCAGGAACTGGATTGTCGATAAAATTGCAGCGACGCCACGCAAGTGGAATGTGATTTTAAAGTTATTCAAACTGATTGTGATTGGTAGCAAACTAACAGAGAAGCCAATAATCGGCCCACTCTACAAAAGAATCATGATGTTCAGTCCGGTCGATAAAACGTATACCTTTGGCACGGTATTAAACCTGAATGTCGATGTCAGTGATGCTACTGAATCTGTGACCGTTCCAGCGGATTTGATGAAAAAGCTTATTCGAGAAGCGACAACCATCGTCTCTGCGAATAGCTGCCTATGCAAAGATGCAATGGGCTGTGAAACCTATCCACATGATGTCTGCTGCTTGTTTTTAGGCAAAGGTTCGCTTAGTATGGTCAAACATGACGTGGGTCATGTCGTCTCCGTAGAAGAAGCCTTGGCACGGGTCGATAAGGCAGCCGAGCTGGGGCTAATTGGCCAGGCCTTATGGGTGGAACTTGAACAGTATGTCTGGGGTGTAAATTGTGAGGACCTGGACAAATTTATTGAAGTGTGTTTTTGCTGTCCTTGCTGTTGCGTCGGCTTGAATGTAGCCAAGAATGCTTCCAGGGAAATTAAGGAGCGGTTTCGTTCTTCCGGTTGGCAGGCGCAGGTACAGGATCATTGCATTGGCTGCGGGTTTTGCGTCGAAAGTTGTGTACAGTCCGCAATCACAATTAAAAACGGCAAAGCGGTAGTTAACGAGACTTACTGTATGGGCTGCGGTATTTGCAAAACACATTGCCAACAGGGGGCAATAAAGATCGAACAGGTAAAACCGATGCGAGCGAGCGTTCAGGAATATTTCCTAGAAGAAGGACGCCTAGATATAAAACCATAAAGAAAAACTAATTTAGCAGCAAGGTGTTCACAGTTAACGCTTCTTACCTTGCTGCTCTTTTGCTCAAAGTAATAGCTGTAAAAATAATTGAAGTAACAATGATGAATCATTTGGTTGGGACAGTTGATGAAGTCAATGATTTAGCTAAACTGTCCTCGGAGATGATGGCGCTGGTGAACCGTTTTAAAATAATCAATTAGGTGAATTGACATGCATGAATATGGGGTTGTAAGACAGATAATTAATATTGTTAGTGAAAAAGCATTGCAGGCCAATGCGAAAAGCGTTGAGGAAATCACGGTGGTAGTTGGAGAGCTCACGGGATATGTTGGGGAATCCTTACAAAGGTACTTTGGCTACTTTACAGAAAATACACTCTGTGCGAATGCAGAACTTATTATCGAAAAGGTGCCTGCCCAATGGGAATGCTCGAATTGTCACAAGAATTTCATTATTAGTTCAGCTGGCTCTTTCGCTTGTCCGGTTTGCGGGAGGGATGGAAAACCTACAGAAATTGGCAGAGAGTTTTATATTAAGAGTACACGAATCTCTGTAAAATCGAGACAGTGATCAAACACATAACTGTAAATATAGAGGAATTTTCATTAAAAAGTAGAAATACCTATTAATATTGGAGAGATACATAAATGATAATAATCGTTAATGTGAAGTAATTCTTGAAATTAATCCAATTATATGAAAGGTTGTATGGTATGGGCAGAACAGATAAACCAAAACCGACTGTAAGTCCAGCAACAACCCGGCCTTTGACTAAATTGATAATACCCAATATACCGATGAGTTACTTGACCCGTCCCCGTTTAATAAAAAGCTTTCAGGACGCAGTTAAACATAAGGTTATACTCGTGACGGCTCCTGCGGGTTACGGTAAAACGACGTTTCTTAGTGAAGTTTTGAAAAAAACCGAATCTCCGGTTGCCTGGATTTCATTGGAGAAAAGGGATGACCATCTGTTTGAATTCTGGAACAATATCATTATGGCAATTCAAAAAATTTATCCGATTGGGATCGAGTCACAGTCTGTTCAACAAAAAAGCAAGAAATCGATAGAACATGCTCTTACAGAATTAATCAACGGCGTAAGTGAATTTGTTCCTAATCTCGTTATTGTTTTCGATGATTTTCACTATATTGAATCAAAAACGGTTCATGATTCAATTGAGTATTTCATAAATTATCTTCCTCCCCAAACCCATCTCATTATTTCTTCAAGAGTGAATCCGCCTTTAGCACTCAGTCGACTGCGCGGTCAAGGCCATGTGGCTGAGATCACAGCGGTGGATTTAAAATTTACATTGAAAGAGACCTATGGATTTTTGAATGATGTAATGAATTTTGCATTAAAGCAACCCATGGTCCAACACATTCATAACCGTATTGAGGGATGGATTGCCGGGTTGCAGATGATTGTCATTGCAATGCACGGAAACCCGGATATCAATGCCCTATTGGCAGCATTTCGCGGATCAAGCAAAAATATTATGGAATATCTGACCAGCGAGGTTTTAGATCAACAAGAACAACCTATCCGTAGGTTCCTGTTGGAAACCAGTATTCTGGATTGCTTTAACGGTGAAATCTGTGACTATATTTTTGAAAGAAATGATAGCCGAAATATTCTTGATACACTGGTTGAACGAAATCTATTTCTTCAATCCGTTGATAATGAAGATAAGTGGTTCAGTTATCATTCCCTTTTTAGACATTCTCTGAACAAAAAAATATCTATGCTGCATTCCGATATACTTCCTCACTTGCACAAGAGGGCCAGTCACTGGTTTGAACAAAAAGGAATGATTGAAAATGCCATTGAGCATGCTTTAGAAGCCTGTGAATATGAGCGGGCGGTAGAGCTATTTGATAAGATTACCGTCGTCATTATGGGACAGGATAAATGCAAAAAGTTCTGGGTTTGGTTTAACAAATTACCGGAAGAATTTACATCCAAAAGCTTATGGGCGAATATCGGCTGTGCCGTTGCCTGTGAAATGACCAGGGAAGTGGAACATGAAAAAAGGTATATGAAGACAGCACTTTCCCTCAGCAAGACAACCGATATTTCGGAATATCGAAACTCACCCTATTATGCGCAGCTTCTGGGCTCTCTCTATGTTATGAAAACAATGTACGCATACCATAATGGCGACATCTTACAAGCACTAAAATATTCCGAAGAAGGTTTAGCCGCTTTGCCCAAAGACGAAATTAAGGGACGAAGCGCCATACTGTGCGCAAGGGGGTTTGCTCTTTGGATGCACGGTGAACTTTACCAGTCATATCGCTGCTGCGAAGAAGCTGCAAATTTATGCAAGGAAGTTGAATACACTTACTCCGCAATATTAAATTTAACAGGTGTTGCTCATGCCAGATTTGCGATGGGGCATTTAAACAGTGCTGTTGCTGCGTGCCATGAAATCAGCAGATGGAGTATGCTTCACGGAAAAGAGATTTCATCTTCTTGTTATTCATATCTTCTCCTGGCCAGGATCCTCTATCAACGAAACTTACTGGATGAAGCGGAAGAACAAATTAACCGCGCCATATCGTTAAGCGAAAATGGTCAGGAAATGGTATTATGGTTAAACAGCCAAATGGCTTTAGCCAGGATTAATATTGTCCGCGGCAGGGTGGATGTAGCTATAGAGATTGCCAGCCAAGCAAAGACAGCCTATCAAATCGCGTTACCAAATAATCGATTTGCCGATATGTTAATGTCCCGTTTATGGCTGATGGTTTGTGATGAATCAACAGCGGCGGATTGTATTGACACTTGGACTGATTTGTTTTTCTCTCAAACTGCAGGATTTTCTAAAGAAAAGGCAATGGCAATAATATTAGAACAAGGTGTATATGAAAACGACTACCGCAATGTATGGCCGGAAATACCGCTGCTCAACTATGTCCGTGTAAAATTGGCTCAGGGTAAATTGGAAGGGCTGGTTGAATTATTGGAGAGCGTGCACCGGGATGTCGAAGCCAAACAATGGCGAAGTATCCTGCTTGAGACGATCATTTTAGAGTCATTGGTGTTTAATGCTACAGGCGACTTTAAGGCTGCCGTGACATTGTTGAGGGACGCTCTTGTTCTGGCTGAAAAGGAGAATTATCTTCGCGTCTTTACTGATGAAGGGGAACCGATGCTGCAGCTACTTCAGCAGGCTAAAAGAAGAGGAATAACCTCAAAATATATTTCTGAGATTCTCTCAGTATTTAAGATTTCCGCTGACATGCAACCAAACCAAATGACTGATAAACTAAACTCAATATATCAACCCCTTACTAAACGGGAAACTCAAATACTTCAACTGATTTGCGGTGGCGCATCCAATCAGGAAATCTCACAGAGGTTATTCATCAGTCTTTCCACAGTGAAAAACCACATCCATTGTATTTATAATAAATTAGATACGGACAATCGTGCACAGGCAGTTATTTTAGCCAAGGAACTTGGGCTTATAAAGGCAAGCGGTTAATGTTGTCTGCCAATACCCGTTAGTACCTCTAAAACATTTGTTTAAGCAAAGAATTCTCCTAATATCAAGCTGACTTCTAAGTCGGCTTTTTTTATTTCCAATACTATAACCAGCTTCCGTATTTAAAACAGTACTTATGGCAGTACTAAAAACAGTACTTGACCCGGTACTGAAGTTCATGTAACCAATGGAATTGTTTGATATATTGAATTTACAGATTGTTTGAATAATCAGAAAGGAGGCAATCGTCGTCGTATAGTCTTATCTTATCTTGTGAAACAGTTCTTAATCTAATTTATAAAGGAGGCTTGTTTCCTATGCTTGGATCTCCATACCATGTTACCCCTATCGACCTCAGTGATATCGGGAATTTACCTCTCAAGGAAGTTTTACCTGATCCAGCAACGTGGCTACCGGCATATCTTCAATTTGGCAGGCCACTGCTTACCATGCCGAAAGGCCCTGAGTTGTTTGTAACGATCTTGTTTGGGCTTGGAAGCCTTGCTACGCTTTGCTACGGCATATACCTTATTAAAAAGAGCAAATCCTTATGGCCGTTATGGTTGATGCTGGGCGGCATTCTATGTACTTTTTACGAATTCTTCGATTCGCAGACACTGCACTTCATGTATCCACAAGTAGGAGACTGGACGGCGTTGGTCGTGTGGGGATTTAGTATTCCGGTGTTTTTGGTTTTGATTTACCCATTTTATGTCACGTTCTTAGTGCTTTTCAATTTCCATCAGATGGAAATGGGTAAGTTAACGGTAAAAAGGCTTTGGCTTATCTACGCTATTTCATTCGTTGGGGCAATGTGTTTTGAACCACTGGCAATTCACAATGGTCTGTGGTACTACTATGGTCCAAATCAACCCTTCGCGCCCATGGACTTCCCGATAATTTGGTGGTTTGCTAATCCGGCGATGATCATTCTTGTTGGCCCGATCGTCCACTTCATCTGGAATAAAGTGCTGAACCGGCGTTTTGGGTGGGTTATGATTCCAATGGTTCCGTTTTTCCTGTTTGCTCTTCATAATTCAATCGCCTTACCTTTAACATTCACGATTAACAGCACGTTAAGTTTGTTGGCAACAAACCTCGGTCAGTTGGGTGCAATCGCCCTGTCCTTCGGTACCGTGGCGGTTGGCGCTTTGTTTACAGATAAATACAGAGTTAAAGACAAGGAAGAGGTGAAGGTTGCTGTTAATGCCAGCAATAGTCAAATGGGATAAAATGTCTTGGTCCTAATCAACGAGTGAGTGTAACACAGACCTTGTATACAAACGGGTTTAGTTTATAGGAGGAAAAATCATGGGTGATAATAATCAATTTGATGTAATTGTAATTGGTGCGGGGCAAAATGGGTTAACTGCGGCTGCGTATATGGCTAAAGCGGGACTTGATGTTGCTGTCTTGGAAGATAAGGGTTGGATCGGCGGAAGCGCGATCACAAAGGAAATAACTTTACCGGGTTTCAAACATGATCTGGCATCAACTGGGTTTGCTTTTGCGCTCAACAATCCGGCAGTCGTCAATGATGAACTTGGGCTGTTCAGCAAGTATGGGTTGGAGTTATGTTACCCGAAATTTAATGTGGTCAATCTATATGATGATGGCACAGCCCTTCCGATCTTCGAGGATCTTGACGAAATGTGCCAGGCGATTGCCGCATATTCTGAAGAAGATGCTGAGGCTTACAGGAAGTTTACGCTTTATTTGCAGTCGATGCTGCCGCTTCTGGCTACGGGTATGTTTAACGCTCCGCCAAAGATGGGCATGCTCTTCAATCAATTGGATATGACTCCGCTGGGACAGGAATTCATGCGTATTTTGTTCATGAGCGCTTGGGATCTCAGTCGTCAATGGTTCAAACATCCAAAAACAATTAATATGATGCTCAATTACGCTTCTGAGGCTATGGTTGATGTTGAACAAAGCGGCTCAGCTTTATACGTTGTCGCGATGGTTGCACCCGCCCATGTCCATGGAAGGCATATGGCGTATCTGCGCGGAGGCATGCAAAGCCTTCCGGATTCCCTCGCCCGCTGCATTGAGGCTAATGGGGGGAAAGTTCTTGTCGATCATGAAGTTGTAAAAATTAATACCCGGGGCGGAAAGGTAGTTGGTGTTACAACAGCCAACGGTCAGGAATTTACAGCCCGCAAAGCGGTTATCTCCAATGTCGATCCCCGCTTAACGCTTAATAAGTGGCTTGATAATCCGCTGGAAGCAAAC is a genomic window containing:
- a CDS encoding phytoene desaturase family protein; its protein translation is MGDNNQFDVIVIGAGQNGLTAAAYMAKAGLDVAVLEDKGWIGGSAITKEITLPGFKHDLASTGFAFALNNPAVVNDELGLFSKYGLELCYPKFNVVNLYDDGTALPIFEDLDEMCQAIAAYSEEDAEAYRKFTLYLQSMLPLLATGMFNAPPKMGMLFNQLDMTPLGQEFMRILFMSAWDLSRQWFKHPKTINMMLNYASEAMVDVEQSGSALYVVAMVAPAHVHGRHMAYLRGGMQSLPDSLARCIEANGGKVLVDHEVVKINTRGGKVVGVTTANGQEFTARKAVISNVDPRLTLNKWLDNPLEANLRQKIDNIAEPAFSGMGIHLALDVDPTFKAPEYQEASKNAVMAVTLTSSLEEFRQYFIDMRTGKVPKPAKLMNLLQHRCDPTRCPDGKAALYIWQFLPYFINEGPDQWDNIKEQVSNEAIEKFFSYTSNLSEKNILKKVSISPLDFERTNQNRIHGSILGPSPALYQYMSYRPIPELGQYRTPVEGLYLSGQSCHPGGGVTLGGRATAQIVMQDLGIDFEDVI
- a CDS encoding LuxR C-terminal-related transcriptional regulator, producing MSYLTRPRLIKSFQDAVKHKVILVTAPAGYGKTTFLSEVLKKTESPVAWISLEKRDDHLFEFWNNIIMAIQKIYPIGIESQSVQQKSKKSIEHALTELINGVSEFVPNLVIVFDDFHYIESKTVHDSIEYFINYLPPQTHLIISSRVNPPLALSRLRGQGHVAEITAVDLKFTLKETYGFLNDVMNFALKQPMVQHIHNRIEGWIAGLQMIVIAMHGNPDINALLAAFRGSSKNIMEYLTSEVLDQQEQPIRRFLLETSILDCFNGEICDYIFERNDSRNILDTLVERNLFLQSVDNEDKWFSYHSLFRHSLNKKISMLHSDILPHLHKRASHWFEQKGMIENAIEHALEACEYERAVELFDKITVVIMGQDKCKKFWVWFNKLPEEFTSKSLWANIGCAVACEMTREVEHEKRYMKTALSLSKTTDISEYRNSPYYAQLLGSLYVMKTMYAYHNGDILQALKYSEEGLAALPKDEIKGRSAILCARGFALWMHGELYQSYRCCEEAANLCKEVEYTYSAILNLTGVAHARFAMGHLNSAVAACHEISRWSMLHGKEISSSCYSYLLLARILYQRNLLDEAEEQINRAISLSENGQEMVLWLNSQMALARINIVRGRVDVAIEIASQAKTAYQIALPNNRFADMLMSRLWLMVCDESTAADCIDTWTDLFFSQTAGFSKEKAMAIILEQGVYENDYRNVWPEIPLLNYVRVKLAQGKLEGLVELLESVHRDVEAKQWRSILLETIILESLVFNATGDFKAAVTLLRDALVLAEKENYLRVFTDEGEPMLQLLQQAKRRGITSKYISEILSVFKISADMQPNQMTDKLNSIYQPLTKRETQILQLICGGASNQEISQRLFISLSTVKNHIHCIYNKLDTDNRAQAVILAKELGLIKASG
- a CDS encoding 4Fe-4S binding protein; translated protein: MAQKPVFVPKPKGLGLRNWIVDKIAATPRKWNVILKLFKLIVIGSKLTEKPIIGPLYKRIMMFSPVDKTYTFGTVLNLNVDVSDATESVTVPADLMKKLIREATTIVSANSCLCKDAMGCETYPHDVCCLFLGKGSLSMVKHDVGHVVSVEEALARVDKAAELGLIGQALWVELEQYVWGVNCEDLDKFIEVCFCCPCCCVGLNVAKNASREIKERFRSSGWQAQVQDHCIGCGFCVESCVQSAITIKNGKAVVNETYCMGCGICKTHCQQGAIKIEQVKPMRASVQEYFLEEGRLDIKP
- a CDS encoding hydrogenase maturation nickel metallochaperone HypA/HybF, giving the protein MHEYGVVRQIINIVSEKALQANAKSVEEITVVVGELTGYVGESLQRYFGYFTENTLCANAELIIEKVPAQWECSNCHKNFIISSAGSFACPVCGRDGKPTEIGREFYIKSTRISVKSRQ
- a CDS encoding NAD(P)-binding protein, whose product is MSNFDTETIIVGGGAAGMSCAYGLRKENSAYTLICDRMGGRIMYDPKLDMNYGAVFYFGNYHHMLGSGILTPGPDVLPSLRQGCCHPDDHTQFAALSAHTLGHAGSLLKFQRYMKKKFLPHYEKFKKECETREVASVLKDDPFMSDLFYKTADKMIAEVGFQKIADDLVSQFAHGCTGTPIKKLSALDYLNCVQALVMDLKRFRFEADRITRELSEKNGKVVFDMVNTVEKIEGGWRVSTANGNSFTAKYLVMATPADVTRDLLGTVKEVEPLKIRNASVLHAYLIKGEMKARYRKHIVHIFNDAIPIIFTARKRPGIYEIFTEIPFEKHFDTYFDGWEVLGHKYFEHALFTNPNLVLPQNLAPGLIMAGDHNGLGMEPAAISGVYAANKILGKTLD